Proteins from a single region of Cydia strobilella chromosome 2, ilCydStro3.1, whole genome shotgun sequence:
- the LOC134753496 gene encoding CDK-activating kinase assembly factor MAT1 → MDDQACPRCKTTKYRNPSLKLMVNVCGHALCESCVDLLFLKGSGSCPDCNVPLRRSNFRVQLFEDSMVEKEIDIRKRVLKDYNKKEEDFASLREYNDYLEEIETIIFNLTNNIDVVGTNKRIEQYKKENKELINKNKAKIGREELELEEILEIEKQMEELKRSEILRLEQEAKKAKIREKEALIDELMFADGDAKDILNTFAQNVIANKQEAEVVPIVPKVSHFSSGVKFTRGASGQQPLPTFEEGPLYKYEAPVIPDGCGPDAPTIQEIVTGGYLQHVRAENEAEKAGGYSSTLPCLRALQDALAGLYHAS, encoded by the exons ATGGACGACCAAGCTTGTCCACGTTGTAAAACCACTAAGTATAGAAATCCATCGCTAAAATTGATGGTAAACGTTTGTGGCCATGCTTTATGCGAAAGTTGTGTAGATCTACTATTTTTAAAAG GCTCCGGTTCCTGCCCCGATTGCAACGTGCCTCTACGACGAAGCAACTTCCGTGTCCAATTATTTGAAGATTCCATGGTTGAAAAAGAAATAGATATTAGAAAACGAGTATTGAAAGATTATAACAAAAAAGAGGAAGATTTTGCTTCTCTAAGAGAATACAATGATTACTTGGAAGAGATAGAAacgattatatttaatttaactaataaTATAGATGTAGTTGGTACTAATAAGAGGATTGAGCAGTATAAAAAGGAAAACAAAGAACTTATTAATAAGAACAAAGCAAAGATTG GTCGGGAAGAATTAGAGCTTGAAGAAATCCTAGAAATTGAGAAACAAATGGAAGAGCTCAAGCGATCAGAGATACTCCGTCTTGAACAAGAGGCTAAAAAGGCCAAGATTCGGGAGAAGGAGGCTTTGATTGATGAGTTAATGTTTGCTGATGGTGATGCCAAAGACATCTTGAACACATTTGCTCAGAATGTCATTGCCAATAAGCAGGAGGCTGAGGTGGTGCCTATTGTGCCAAAG GTATCTCACTTCTCCTCTGGAGTGAAGTTCACAAGAGGAGCCAGCGGCCAGCAACCATTACCAACCTTCGAAGAGGGCCCTCTGTACAAGTACGAGGCTCCAGTCATACCAGACGGCTGTGGGCCGGATGCGCCAACCATTCAGGAGATTGTTACTGGTGGATACTTGCAACATGTTAG aGCAGAGAACGAAGCAGAGAAGGCTGGTGGTTACTCATCGACTCTGCCGTGTTTGCGCGCCCTTCAGGACGCCCTGGCTGGCCTCTACCATGCCAGCTGA